Proteins co-encoded in one Runella slithyformis DSM 19594 genomic window:
- a CDS encoding nucleotide-binding protein, translating to MKVITVAHQKGGVGKTTLALNLSFLFKDTLKVGILDTDLQGSVVGLGDLLEGITLVPQEVLTTGDVPELDILIIDTPPYLTDQLSTLFEISDFVLVPTKVSYLDVMAIKATIALIAEAQKQNPAMKAGIVLNMVKHRTSVNADIKNILDSYPIPTLKTKVMERVSYIRSVVANGVGNIEDEKAREEMMALAEEIVGQL from the coding sequence ATGAAAGTAATAACCGTGGCACATCAGAAGGGGGGAGTAGGCAAGACTACTTTGGCACTAAACCTTTCTTTTCTATTTAAGGATACGCTCAAAGTAGGCATCCTTGATACCGACTTACAAGGTAGCGTAGTAGGCTTGGGTGACTTGCTTGAAGGGATTACACTCGTACCACAGGAAGTTCTTACCACAGGGGATGTGCCAGAGTTGGATATTTTGATTATTGATACACCGCCTTACTTGACAGACCAACTTTCAACGTTATTTGAGATATCGGATTTTGTGTTAGTACCTACCAAAGTGAGTTACTTGGACGTTATGGCTATTAAAGCAACTATTGCGCTGATTGCTGAGGCCCAAAAACAAAACCCAGCCATGAAAGCAGGCATTGTGCTGAACATGGTAAAGCACCGCACAAGTGTGAATGCTGATATTAAAAATATTTTAGACAGTTACCCGATACCAACACTCAAAACAAAAGTAATGGAACGGGTAAGTTACATTCGGTCTGTGGTGGCTAATGGCGTGGGAAACATCGAGGACGAAAAAGCAAGAGAAGAAATGATGGCATTAGCCGAAGAAATAGTTGGACAACTTTAA
- a CDS encoding DUF4134 domain-containing protein, producing the protein MKRKVHYLWGVALTIATLTQSNAQNAGIQRGAQVIEQQATALQSYFQPVTTIIYVIAAIVGLVGGFRIYSKWQNGDQDTQKAAVGWMGAILFILAIAATLQAVFF; encoded by the coding sequence ATGAAAAGGAAGGTTCACTACCTATGGGGAGTTGCATTAACAATAGCGACTTTAACCCAATCCAACGCACAGAACGCAGGAATTCAACGAGGCGCACAGGTTATTGAGCAACAAGCCACCGCTTTGCAGTCTTATTTCCAACCTGTAACCACTATTATCTATGTCATAGCCGCCATTGTGGGCTTAGTCGGTGGATTTCGGATTTATAGCAAGTGGCAAAATGGTGATCAAGATACTCAAAAAGCCGCCGTGGGTTGGATGGGAGCCATTTTGTTCATTTTAGCCATTGCTGCTACCCTGCAAGCTGTCTTCTTTTAA
- a CDS encoding DUF4134 family protein, translating into MKRLQYIVFSFLLTALMNEYTFAQSVDLTKKSGFSRVGIGEQFTDPLHNNLSMFVTFTYLVCGLMGLIGGLRIYNRWQLGESEHITIEIWRWVAAILAVLAITTGLSAYVSEMEVGSRRVIQQDFGINP; encoded by the coding sequence ATGAAACGACTCCAATATATCGTTTTTTCATTTTTGCTGACCGCACTAATGAATGAATATACATTTGCTCAATCAGTAGATTTGACGAAGAAAAGCGGGTTTTCGAGGGTGGGAATTGGTGAACAATTCACTGATCCCTTACACAATAACCTGTCTATGTTCGTCACATTTACTTATTTAGTTTGCGGTCTAATGGGATTGATCGGTGGGTTACGCATTTATAACCGTTGGCAATTGGGCGAAAGCGAGCATATTACGATTGAAATTTGGCGGTGGGTGGCAGCGATACTCGCCGTGCTTGCCATCACCACAGGTCTAAGTGCCTACGTTTCAGAAATGGAAGTAGGTTCTCGGCGAGTTATTCAACAAGATTTTGGAATTAACCCTTAA
- a CDS encoding DUF4134 family protein gives MDSFYAIARNTCLSLAAAAAVIAGLRLFQKWNRGEEVEGMIFIWLIGILFAGGIVVMVDNFIVGGAYVFFTGISGTAEGLSIEIYQASLLLGIVITIVGVIKIYRKFQNGEEDIYEYMLKWFGSLLFLFSMGYLISAIL, from the coding sequence ATGGATTCATTCTACGCCATAGCCCGAAATACCTGCCTATCACTGGCAGCAGCCGCTGCGGTGATTGCAGGATTACGGCTCTTTCAAAAATGGAACCGAGGTGAAGAAGTAGAAGGAATGATTTTTATTTGGTTGATAGGTATTTTGTTTGCGGGTGGCATCGTAGTCATGGTAGATAATTTTATTGTGGGTGGGGCTTATGTCTTCTTCACGGGAATTTCAGGAACGGCAGAGGGTCTTTCCATTGAAATCTACCAAGCTTCATTGCTACTCGGTATCGTCATTACAATTGTGGGAGTCATCAAAATCTACCGAAAATTTCAAAATGGAGAAGAAGACATTTACGAGTATATGCTCAAATGGTTCGGGTCATTGTTGTTTTTGTTCAGTATGGGTTATTTAATCAGTGCAATTCTATGA
- a CDS encoding DUF4133 domain-containing protein, translated as MKSFPIFRGVDNEIEFRGLRGKHFYYAAVGIIASIFLTLFLYIIGLNTLIAISVLLISAGSTLFYTYDANKRHGRWGAIKLAVKNHKPFFVYQNRSFTRLVEIRTLSKRK; from the coding sequence ATGAAATCTTTTCCTATTTTTAGAGGTGTGGACAATGAAATTGAGTTTCGAGGACTACGAGGCAAACATTTCTACTACGCCGCCGTCGGAATCATTGCCAGTATTTTCCTGACGCTGTTTTTGTACATCATCGGTTTGAATACACTAATTGCAATTTCGGTATTGCTAATTAGTGCAGGCAGTACGCTTTTTTATACCTATGATGCCAATAAACGGCACGGACGCTGGGGTGCAATCAAATTGGCTGTCAAAAACCACAAGCCCTTTTTTGTTTACCAAAATCGTTCTTTTACCCGATTGGTCGAAATACGAACTTTATCCAAACGCAAGTGA
- a CDS encoding TraG family conjugative transposon ATPase, translated as MKSINPNKAKNLETLFPILAVDAETDIIVSKNADLTVAFEMKVPEIFAISDSEYDTLHDVLVRAIKILPIGYMIHKQDMFIEDDYNPNFESEFLQSNNYVAWENERHFAERPYLRHRCYLYITRPASSPLKRTSQQSSLLKRHLVPKEIQDPKTWIEFTDIVNQFEATFNDSGKVTLNKLNKDEILGTKTETGLFQKYFSLSFDDEALYDLETKDGLKVAGNTTYTYAITELNDFPNNLQNSARLEQFSTDSSHFPISTGSTLGMMLSCNHVYNQALVVCDGDAMVNEMVGEVRRHYSFSAWSKENEVSISAKDAFMEEVKANNRKVVKAHFNVMVFHRDPEIADNYRSLAAAAISKLGFKPKLATWDAETLFWACIPGNISEIGTDNLATCFLEEATAIWNVETNYQDGFFNKNGVLLTDRFGRPCMVDPFFAPLEKGLISNRNFMVIGPSGSGKSFTMNNIIYYLLSHGVHISMVDVGHSYKRLCKLMGGRYITYETDNPINFNPFYMKDLNPDEETKDALANLLMALWKKDGERSSKSEEVTISSIVHEYYVSLRRNRNDGNDIFPCFDSFYEFTQNKYPDIFKQNQGRSEKEFDLQNFLYVLRPYYKGGQYDYLLNSRQNIDLMDLPFVIYELDNIKDHPVLFPVTTIMIMNTYVRKLFSVKGVLKMLVIEEAWKALAKDSFSDFLRWCSKTVRKHYGSLGVVTQEVDDLVGNAIVKDAIINNSPIKFLLDQSNYEKRFGEIMQTLALSEKQANIILSINKGKNPNRPPYKELALLLGDYCKVYGVEVSKTAYGTFTTERREVEEIQDLAQNKYNGNLENAVKAWANGERTTVFQP; from the coding sequence GTGAAAAGTATCAACCCAAATAAGGCAAAAAACCTTGAAACGCTCTTCCCTATTTTGGCCGTGGATGCCGAAACGGACATTATCGTTTCCAAAAATGCAGATTTGACGGTAGCTTTTGAAATGAAAGTCCCTGAAATCTTCGCCATTTCGGATAGCGAATACGATACGCTCCACGATGTGTTGGTTAGGGCAATCAAGATTCTGCCCATTGGCTACATGATTCATAAACAGGATATGTTTATTGAGGATGATTACAACCCGAATTTTGAAAGTGAATTTCTGCAATCCAACAATTATGTGGCTTGGGAAAACGAACGACATTTTGCAGAACGCCCCTACTTGCGACATCGTTGCTATTTGTACATTACTCGGCCTGCTTCTTCGCCTTTGAAACGAACCAGTCAGCAGTCCTCACTACTCAAACGGCATTTAGTACCCAAGGAAATCCAAGACCCGAAAACATGGATTGAATTTACGGATATTGTGAATCAATTCGAGGCAACCTTCAACGATTCTGGAAAGGTAACGCTGAATAAGTTGAACAAAGACGAAATTCTCGGTACAAAAACTGAAACGGGGCTTTTTCAAAAATACTTTTCGCTTTCGTTCGATGACGAAGCGTTGTATGACCTCGAAACAAAAGACGGTTTGAAAGTGGCAGGTAACACGACTTACACCTACGCCATTACCGAACTCAACGATTTCCCGAATAATTTGCAAAATTCGGCTCGACTTGAACAGTTTTCCACCGACAGCAGTCACTTCCCCATTTCAACGGGTTCGACACTGGGAATGATGCTCTCTTGTAATCACGTATATAACCAAGCGTTAGTAGTTTGCGACGGTGATGCAATGGTAAACGAAATGGTCGGAGAAGTACGCAGACACTATTCTTTTTCGGCATGGTCGAAGGAAAACGAGGTGAGTATTTCAGCCAAAGATGCCTTTATGGAAGAAGTAAAAGCCAACAACCGCAAGGTCGTAAAAGCACATTTCAATGTCATGGTTTTTCACCGAGACCCCGAAATCGCAGATAACTACCGCTCATTGGCAGCGGCGGCGATTTCTAAGTTAGGCTTCAAGCCCAAGCTCGCTACTTGGGACGCTGAAACATTATTTTGGGCGTGTATTCCTGGGAATATTTCTGAAATTGGAACGGACAATTTAGCTACTTGCTTTTTGGAAGAGGCTACTGCGATTTGGAATGTGGAAACCAATTACCAAGACGGTTTTTTCAATAAAAATGGGGTTTTGCTCACTGACCGCTTTGGCCGACCGTGTATGGTGGATCCATTTTTTGCTCCGTTGGAAAAAGGTTTGATTTCGAATCGAAATTTTATGGTCATTGGTCCATCAGGGTCGGGTAAGTCGTTTACAATGAACAACATCATTTACTACTTGCTTTCACACGGCGTCCACATCAGCATGGTGGATGTGGGACACTCATACAAACGCCTCTGCAAACTCATGGGTGGAAGATACATCACTTACGAAACGGACAATCCCATTAACTTCAATCCCTTCTATATGAAGGATTTGAACCCCGACGAAGAAACCAAAGATGCTTTGGCTAACTTGTTGATGGCTCTGTGGAAGAAAGACGGGGAACGGTCGTCAAAGTCAGAGGAAGTAACTATTTCGAGCATTGTTCACGAATACTATGTATCACTACGTCGCAATCGAAATGACGGAAACGATATTTTTCCGTGTTTCGACAGCTTTTATGAGTTCACCCAAAATAAATACCCTGACATCTTTAAGCAAAATCAAGGGCGTTCAGAAAAGGAATTTGACTTGCAAAATTTCTTGTACGTATTACGACCTTATTACAAAGGTGGGCAATATGACTACTTGCTCAATTCTCGGCAAAACATTGACCTCATGGATTTACCTTTCGTAATCTATGAGTTAGATAATATCAAAGACCACCCAGTACTTTTTCCCGTGACAACCATTATGATTATGAATACCTACGTTCGTAAACTATTCAGTGTCAAAGGCGTTTTGAAAATGTTGGTTATTGAAGAGGCATGGAAAGCTTTGGCAAAAGATAGCTTTTCGGACTTCTTACGATGGTGTTCCAAGACTGTTCGGAAGCATTATGGCTCGTTGGGAGTAGTTACGCAGGAAGTAGATGATTTGGTCGGAAACGCTATCGTCAAAGATGCTATTATCAACAATTCACCCATTAAGTTTCTGCTCGACCAGAGCAATTATGAGAAACGTTTTGGCGAAATCATGCAGACGCTGGCACTATCAGAAAAGCAAGCGAACATCATTTTGAGTATTAACAAAGGCAAAAACCCAAATCGGCCACCGTACAAAGAGCTGGCGTTGCTGCTGGGCGATTACTGTAAAGTTTATGGCGTTGAGGTTTCCAAAACCGCTTATGGAACATTCACAACGGAGCGGCGAGAAGTGGAGGAAATTCAAGACTTAGCCCAAAACAAGTACAACGGCAACCTTGAAAATGCCGTAAAAGCATGGGCAAATGGTGAACGAACAACTGTTTTTCAACCCTAA
- the traK gene encoding conjugative transposon protein TraK yields MKELLQLEKDFQRGRLLVIVAFACSFLISITAVVLAFKYSNDFSKRIYLVNRGEAIEVTCGDVTDNRPAEARHHVSRFHELFFNVSPDPKSIDDNMKKALFLCDESAKKLHDNLSEQNFYREMIQGNVTQRVKIDSVLTDLRIYPYRTITYATLIQERATAISERQLITQTYLVDINRSDNSPNGFLMRDFQILTSKIVRERSK; encoded by the coding sequence ATGAAAGAATTATTGCAATTGGAAAAAGACTTCCAGCGAGGTAGGCTACTGGTCATCGTGGCATTTGCCTGTTCATTTCTCATCTCTATTACGGCAGTGGTACTGGCGTTCAAATACAGTAATGATTTCTCAAAACGCATCTATTTAGTCAATCGAGGTGAGGCCATTGAAGTAACCTGCGGAGACGTAACCGACAATCGCCCAGCCGAAGCTCGTCATCACGTAAGCCGTTTTCACGAACTATTTTTCAATGTTTCGCCTGACCCGAAATCCATTGACGACAACATGAAAAAAGCGTTGTTCCTCTGTGATGAGTCTGCAAAGAAGCTACACGATAACCTCAGTGAGCAGAATTTTTACCGTGAAATGATACAGGGAAACGTAACCCAACGAGTTAAAATAGATTCTGTTTTAACGGATTTACGAATCTATCCTTACCGAACCATCACCTACGCAACGCTTATCCAAGAACGAGCTACTGCTATTTCAGAAAGGCAACTTATTACGCAAACTTATCTGGTGGACATCAATCGTTCCGATAATTCACCCAACGGTTTTTTGATGCGTGATTTCCAAATTCTTACTTCCAAAATTGTGCGGGAACGTTCAAAATAG
- the traM gene encoding conjugative transposon protein TraM: MNDNPNPHHAPMTTGAETAKKLSFNKKQLAMFLIPIACLIGIGIFGVMGGFISTGQGNSADSTHLDLAPPEAKLKNVMGDEKYDKDFTPSDLSPNRLGTNALDQHAAQNTEMLTGQNPTQRLGTNEYLTENDLQEIEQRNNKLKYASPTEQKQFQKRQFAKQNQRQLREQQRVLNTMYRSPKSKEQLTEERQDQADRDFNRHATETVLRQIEMANQRNVGGQTEGVASPTLSAEPLMSKEYLTLKKAYGGQLPAEYRTLFKKEIESENKGLLKNEAEEPTTLILTETEKRTTNGFYGVNSAKTYSKSARTNNTAIEAVIHGDGDKVVVENGSTLKIRLTETVQLLLNGERVTLPAHTLLAGTCQINGERISVTISSIRLGTTLYQTNLTVYDLDGRAGLYVPKIREKNIMANSLGQSAQTAVASPSFFIQQGSLGQQVGTQMALQAGNSIFSGVRAYAQAKIANVKVTVKPNYKILLKPTERGSLFGTINE; the protein is encoded by the coding sequence ATGAATGACAACCCAAATCCGCACCACGCACCCATGACGACAGGGGCTGAAACGGCTAAAAAATTGAGCTTTAATAAAAAACAGTTAGCCATGTTTCTAATCCCGATTGCTTGCTTGATTGGAATAGGGATTTTTGGAGTGATGGGTGGATTTATCTCAACTGGCCAAGGTAATTCTGCTGATAGTACTCACCTCGACTTAGCCCCGCCCGAAGCAAAACTAAAAAATGTGATGGGTGATGAGAAGTATGACAAAGACTTTACCCCTTCCGACCTTAGCCCTAATCGTTTAGGTACAAATGCCCTTGATCAACACGCTGCTCAAAATACCGAAATGCTCACGGGTCAGAACCCAACGCAACGCCTGGGCACGAATGAATACTTGACTGAAAATGATTTGCAAGAAATTGAACAGCGAAATAATAAACTAAAATACGCTTCGCCCACTGAGCAAAAGCAGTTTCAAAAACGTCAATTTGCCAAGCAAAACCAACGTCAATTGCGAGAACAGCAACGGGTGTTGAATACGATGTACCGCAGCCCGAAAAGTAAGGAGCAATTAACTGAGGAACGCCAAGACCAAGCCGACCGTGATTTTAATCGTCATGCGACCGAAACTGTTTTACGGCAAATCGAAATGGCGAACCAAAGGAACGTGGGTGGCCAAACCGAAGGTGTAGCTTCCCCTACACTATCTGCCGAGCCATTGATGAGCAAAGAATACCTGACCCTCAAAAAAGCCTACGGAGGTCAATTACCTGCTGAATACCGCACGTTGTTCAAAAAGGAAATTGAATCAGAGAACAAAGGCCTACTCAAAAATGAAGCCGAAGAACCTACTACTCTAATTTTGACTGAAACTGAAAAGAGAACTACTAACGGTTTCTATGGCGTTAACAGTGCAAAAACTTACTCCAAGTCAGCCCGAACGAACAACACCGCCATTGAAGCAGTAATACACGGCGACGGTGACAAAGTGGTAGTGGAAAATGGAAGTACCCTAAAAATTCGATTGACTGAAACCGTACAATTGCTGCTAAATGGCGAACGAGTTACCTTACCGGCTCACACCCTTTTAGCGGGAACTTGTCAAATTAACGGAGAAAGAATTAGCGTTACAATCAGTAGCATTAGGCTCGGGACAACCCTCTATCAAACCAATCTTACGGTATATGATTTGGATGGACGAGCAGGGCTTTACGTTCCTAAAATTCGAGAGAAAAACATCATGGCCAATAGTTTGGGGCAATCAGCACAAACGGCGGTAGCTTCGCCATCTTTCTTTATTCAGCAAGGCAGTTTAGGGCAACAGGTGGGTACACAAATGGCTCTACAAGCTGGGAATTCGATATTTTCGGGCGTAAGAGCATACGCCCAAGCGAAAATTGCGAATGTAAAAGTAACCGTAAAACCCAATTACAAAATCTTACTCAAACCCACCGAACGGGGTAGTTTGTTCGGAACAATCAACGAATAA
- the traN gene encoding conjugative transposon protein TraN has protein sequence MKIFFYPTAFVGLSLSFSGYAQKESVSVANPILTQSVNSTPYILPIDKGSVKGSYPIGVSNRKTTHIIFPAKIREFDAGTGDVIAQIPETVPNILRVKAKEKADFCETNMTVITEEGGFYSFLVRFQEDPEILNINIANNLLADNFTSEQKGMNHSPIISFVDKPNEKNENEMLTECQKVQKLTSYIRNIGASKMKLTCLLTSLYVKNKTIYFQMNVRNDSEIDYEIDFFKFYLRDKDVLKRMAAQEVEIKPFANYPKTLTTIRSNTEYTTVYALPLRTFPEDKVIEVELYEKDGGRHLRFQVESDIMLQAKNL, from the coding sequence ATGAAAATATTTTTCTATCCGACGGCATTTGTCGGTCTCAGCTTGTCATTTTCAGGTTACGCACAGAAAGAAAGCGTTTCCGTCGCCAATCCAATACTGACCCAATCAGTAAACAGCACTCCTTACATTTTGCCAATTGATAAAGGTTCGGTAAAAGGAAGCTATCCAATTGGGGTTTCCAATCGAAAAACAACACACATTATTTTCCCTGCCAAAATCAGAGAATTTGACGCAGGTACAGGCGATGTAATTGCCCAGATTCCCGAAACAGTACCGAATATACTTCGGGTAAAAGCCAAAGAAAAAGCCGATTTCTGCGAAACCAACATGACGGTTATCACCGAAGAAGGCGGTTTTTACAGTTTCTTGGTTCGTTTTCAGGAAGACCCCGAAATCCTGAACATCAACATCGCCAATAATCTGTTGGCAGATAATTTCACGTCCGAACAAAAGGGGATGAACCACAGTCCTATCATTTCATTCGTAGATAAACCGAATGAGAAAAATGAAAACGAGATGCTAACCGAATGTCAGAAGGTTCAAAAGCTGACTTCGTACATTAGAAACATCGGTGCTTCTAAGATGAAATTGACTTGTTTGCTCACCAGCCTGTATGTGAAAAACAAAACAATTTATTTCCAGATGAACGTTAGAAACGATTCTGAGATTGATTACGAAATTGATTTCTTTAAGTTTTACCTCCGAGACAAAGATGTACTTAAACGCATGGCAGCACAGGAAGTGGAGATAAAACCTTTTGCCAATTACCCCAAAACGTTGACTACCATCCGCAGTAATACCGAGTACACCACAGTGTATGCCCTCCCCTTGCGAACCTTCCCCGAAGACAAAGTAATTGAGGTAGAGCTGTACGAAAAAGACGGAGGTCGCCACTTGCGTTTCCAAGTAGAAAGCGACATCATGCTACAAGCCAAAAATCTTTAA
- a CDS encoding conjugal transfer protein TraO, with product MKNTKLSKYLSIQIATVWFVFGISANAQNHLKGQRFFEGYLGTVGGFRPLSGSQILLSTGKYNRHYNAWKATASYQLKTSALVDSTNIPQEQFTLGYGYEFILHRNATRTFFVRGLAQPFAGYESINHDQVISETAMQRSKFLVGLDAGLEVEINPVVFGFRQRWNPTSLVQVFHSTVFVGVRWHGR from the coding sequence ATGAAGAATACTAAACTATCAAAATATCTTTCTATTCAAATAGCTACCGTTTGGTTCGTCTTTGGGATTTCAGCAAATGCTCAAAACCACTTAAAAGGGCAACGGTTTTTTGAAGGTTATCTGGGAACAGTGGGCGGTTTTCGTCCGCTTAGTGGCTCTCAAATATTACTCTCAACTGGAAAATACAACCGACATTACAACGCCTGGAAAGCCACAGCCAGTTACCAACTTAAAACCTCTGCACTCGTTGATTCAACCAACATCCCACAAGAACAATTTACCTTGGGATATGGCTACGAATTCATTTTGCACCGCAATGCCACCCGTACCTTTTTTGTGCGAGGATTGGCTCAACCCTTCGCTGGATATGAGTCAATTAACCATGACCAAGTTATTTCTGAAACCGCAATGCAGCGTTCCAAGTTTCTGGTAGGCTTAGACGCTGGCCTTGAAGTGGAAATAAATCCCGTTGTTTTCGGTTTTCGCCAACGATGGAATCCTACCTCCTTGGTGCAGGTGTTCCACTCAACGGTGTTTGTGGGGGTAAGGTGGCATGGTAGGTGA
- the istA gene encoding IS21 family transposase, translated as MANKLTQMYQIRRIIQLQIQGISRSEIARTQGLSRNTVRHYLDLFKSYFKDLSEALTWSDEALHRLVSGKPAEPSPKHQTLHERFKNYEQELSRVGVSRQLLWLEYRKEQPDGVQFSQFCNLFRQWQKHQQVVMHLEHKAGEKLFIDFAGSKLYWTDIPTGQSIAAEVFVATLACSQLTYVEAIPSQRKSHFLAALSNALVYFGGVPQAIIPDNLKSAVTKPDRYEPHLNESLEHFAAHYGSCIYPARSGKPRDKSLVEKAVELAYQRIYAPLRNQVFSSLAALNEAILPLLEVHNQALFQGKDYSRRSRFEEVERSALRPLPSEKYQLQSYHTAKVHPDCHVLLSEDRHYYSVPYTLVGQLVKMVYNTETVEIYHNYQRIATHQRMVSKHHYTTLKEHLPAQHQWLMNWSPVFFEQEALKIGMNTHLAIQQLLNRKTYPAQSYKSCAGVLSLAKKVGAQRMENACQRAIAYEGISYTLIKSILDRELDYIPLADETITSPTGIYHENIRGASHYQ; from the coding sequence ATGGCTAACAAACTTACCCAGATGTACCAGATAAGACGAATCATTCAATTGCAGATACAGGGCATCTCTCGCAGTGAGATTGCTCGCACTCAGGGTCTTTCCCGTAACACCGTCAGGCACTACCTTGATTTATTCAAGAGCTACTTTAAGGACCTATCAGAAGCGCTGACCTGGAGTGATGAGGCGCTTCATCGGTTAGTGAGCGGTAAGCCTGCAGAGCCCTCTCCCAAACATCAAACCCTGCATGAACGTTTTAAAAACTATGAGCAGGAATTGTCTCGTGTCGGTGTAAGCCGTCAACTGCTTTGGTTGGAGTATCGTAAAGAACAACCAGACGGAGTTCAATTCTCTCAATTTTGCAACCTGTTCCGCCAATGGCAGAAGCATCAGCAGGTGGTCATGCACCTTGAGCACAAGGCAGGGGAAAAACTTTTCATTGATTTTGCTGGCAGCAAGTTGTATTGGACCGATATTCCCACGGGTCAGAGCATAGCAGCAGAAGTTTTTGTGGCTACCTTAGCCTGTAGTCAGCTCACCTACGTGGAAGCCATCCCTTCGCAACGTAAGTCCCACTTTTTAGCGGCTTTATCAAACGCGTTGGTTTATTTTGGCGGTGTTCCACAGGCCATCATACCTGATAATCTGAAGTCCGCAGTCACTAAACCGGACCGTTATGAGCCCCATCTTAATGAGAGCCTTGAGCATTTTGCCGCTCATTACGGCAGCTGCATTTATCCAGCCCGAAGTGGAAAACCCCGCGATAAATCCCTAGTGGAAAAGGCCGTTGAACTTGCTTATCAACGCATTTATGCCCCGCTTCGTAATCAGGTCTTCAGTTCTCTTGCGGCACTCAATGAGGCCATTTTACCCTTGCTGGAAGTTCATAATCAGGCTCTTTTTCAAGGAAAAGACTATTCCCGCCGTTCCCGTTTTGAAGAAGTTGAACGTTCCGCTTTGAGGCCATTGCCCTCGGAAAAATATCAATTACAATCCTATCATACGGCCAAGGTTCATCCCGATTGCCACGTACTTCTCTCCGAGGACAGGCACTACTACTCGGTGCCTTATACGCTTGTGGGTCAATTGGTAAAGATGGTTTATAATACGGAGACGGTAGAGATTTACCACAACTACCAACGAATTGCTACCCATCAACGCATGGTATCTAAACATCATTACACCACTCTGAAAGAGCATTTGCCCGCTCAGCACCAATGGCTGATGAATTGGTCCCCCGTTTTCTTTGAGCAGGAAGCCCTCAAAATCGGGATGAATACTCATTTGGCCATCCAACAGTTGCTCAACAGAAAAACCTACCCTGCTCAGTCCTATAAATCATGCGCTGGCGTACTGAGTTTGGCCAAAAAGGTAGGTGCTCAACGCATGGAGAATGCCTGTCAAAGAGCTATCGCCTACGAGGGGATATCCTATACACTCATTAAAAGTATTCTCGACCGAGAGTTGGACTACATTCCCTTAGCAGATGAAACAATTACCTCACCAACGGGCATTTATCACGAAAATATCCGTGGAGCAAGTCACTATCAATAG